TCAGCCAGCTCTTGGCATCTCCCTGTAAACGCTGGGCATCGTGTCCGACACGCGCGTGAGTCAGTTCCGCTTCGCTGATGCCGAGCAGGTCCGCCAGATCGCGGGCATACTTGCGCGGGTGAGCAATTTTAGCCTGGAGATATTGTTGATAAAGTGAAGTCTGCATTCTCGCTTCCTTATTCTTTCTTTGTTTTGGTTATAGTACTACTGGAGACTAATGAGAATTATTTTCATGTAACAAAAAAGTTACATCAAGTGAAGTTTTCTTAATACGCTAATGAGGGAAGAGAAGGGGAAGAGTGACATAAGCGCAGACAGGGACGAGATACGCCCCGTTTTGGTTTGTCGCCAGGCATCTCATGACGCAGGGACCGTATAGCGGCCCGGTTCCGCCAAAAAAGGAAAGTTCAAGGAGCGCGGCGATTGAGCGCTCCTTGTCGGGTGCGCACTATTTCAGTGGCGGCCAAAAATCCTGATTAGCCTCAATCAAATCATCAAGAATGGCTTTGGCGACGGTGGCGCTCGGCACCGTTTTGGACAACGAGAGCGCTTGCCACAGTTTTTGATAGGAGCCCTCCTCCCAAGCTTCAACCACCAGTTTTTCCACTGCAACCTGTTGGCTCATCATTCCTTTCTGGAACGTGGGGATGTTGCCCATCTGCAACGGTTCCGGGCCGTGGCTGCCGACCAGACAAGGAATCTCCACCATGGCATCGTCATCAAAGTTATTGATTGCACCGTTGTTCTGCACGATTACCAGCATTCTTTCACGCGTGTTAAAAGCGATGGCCCGCGCTAGATCAACAATGTATGACGCATGTTCATCGATTTCGAGATCGCCCGCTGAACCGGATTTCGCGCCGGTAATCGCGCGGCAGGCGCTGAATACCTGTTTTTCTCGTCCGTCCATGACTTCGTTGGCGCGGGTGTATTCTGGGTTGGAATGCGCCACCACGTCGTCCGGGAAGAGGTAATATTTCAGGTAAGTGTTGGGCAACGTCTGTGGATCGAGGGCGCAAACATCTCTGGCTTTGGCAAATGTATCGTTCCAGCTCGGCTCATTATCTTTATGATGGTCGCCGGTTTGCGGAATATAGCCGAATTTTGCGACATGTTCTTGGATCGCTGGCAGCAACTCGTTGCCGTCTTTATCCTGAATCGATGTCCACCAGCCGAAATGGTTCAGCCCGTAGTAGCGCACGGTCATCTCTTTGCGGGATTTCAGACCGATGATCTGCGCCATTTTGCCTTCAATACCGATAGGCATATCGCAGATGTTGAGGATTTTCGCCTGCGGGCGCAGCTTTCTGGTCGCTTCGGCCACAATTGCCGCCGGATTCGAGTAGTTGAGCATCCAGGCC
This is a stretch of genomic DNA from Brenneria rubrifaciens. It encodes these proteins:
- a CDS encoding 6-phospho-alpha-glucosidase, whose translation is MKKFSIMIAGGGSTFTPGIVLMLIQNRDRFPIGTLTFYDNDGARQEVVAEACKILLQEQAPEIAFSYTTDPEEAFTGIDFVMAHIRVGKYYMRELDEKIPLRHGVVGQETCGPGGIAYGMRSIGGVLELVDYMEKYSPQAWMLNYSNPAAIVAEATRKLRPQAKILNICDMPIGIEGKMAQIIGLKSRKEMTVRYYGLNHFGWWTSIQDKDGNELLPAIQEHVAKFGYIPQTGDHHKDNEPSWNDTFAKARDVCALDPQTLPNTYLKYYLFPDDVVAHSNPEYTRANEVMDGREKQVFSACRAITGAKSGSAGDLEIDEHASYIVDLARAIAFNTRERMLVIVQNNGAINNFDDDAMVEIPCLVGSHGPEPLQMGNIPTFQKGMMSQQVAVEKLVVEAWEEGSYQKLWQALSLSKTVPSATVAKAILDDLIEANQDFWPPLK